In Persicimonas caeni, a single window of DNA contains:
- a CDS encoding GGDEF domain-containing protein, translating to MAEKSDLELVKSEDDEITIDVPPDAFEESFAEETERNACLVFLSGPVMGHTVSLSESPKVVGRADDADLVITDEGVSRRHARFYLREQGGYVEDLNSSNGVYVNGQRIERFAHLEQGDKITLGTDTILKFTYHDHLDEDFQQRLLDAAIKDPLTQVHNRAFFDQKFDSEFGYAARYGDQIALILFDLDHFKKVNDTHGHLAGDAVLEKLGSLLNQTVRTEDFVARYGGEEFAMICRGASLEQAWQAAERLRKLVEQNEFTHDGEELAVTISAGVASYPEQEVDSASELIDAADRALYASKQNGRNRATKAD from the coding sequence ATGGCTGAGAAGTCTGATCTCGAGTTGGTCAAGTCGGAAGACGACGAGATTACTATCGACGTGCCCCCCGATGCCTTCGAGGAGTCGTTCGCCGAGGAGACCGAGCGCAACGCCTGCTTGGTGTTTTTATCGGGGCCGGTCATGGGGCACACCGTCTCCTTGTCCGAGTCACCCAAAGTGGTGGGCCGCGCTGACGACGCCGATCTCGTCATCACCGACGAAGGGGTCTCGCGGCGCCACGCGCGGTTTTACCTGCGCGAGCAGGGCGGGTACGTCGAAGACCTGAACAGCTCCAACGGCGTGTACGTCAACGGCCAGCGCATCGAGCGATTTGCGCACCTGGAGCAGGGCGACAAGATCACGTTGGGCACCGACACCATCCTCAAGTTCACCTACCACGATCACCTCGACGAGGATTTCCAGCAGCGCCTGCTCGACGCGGCCATCAAAGACCCATTGACCCAGGTGCACAACCGGGCTTTTTTCGACCAGAAATTCGACTCGGAGTTCGGTTATGCGGCGCGCTACGGTGACCAGATCGCGCTGATCTTGTTCGACCTCGACCACTTCAAGAAGGTCAACGACACCCACGGCCATCTGGCCGGCGACGCGGTGCTCGAGAAGCTAGGCTCGCTGCTCAACCAGACGGTGCGCACCGAGGACTTCGTGGCGCGCTACGGCGGCGAAGAGTTTGCGATGATTTGCCGCGGCGCGAGCCTCGAGCAGGCATGGCAGGCCGCCGAGCGGCTGCGAAAGCTGGTCGAACAGAACGAGTTCACCCACGACGGCGAAGAGCTGGCGGTGACCATCAGCGCCGGCGTCGCCTCCTACCCCGAACAGGAGGTCGACTCGGCCTCCGAACTCATCGACGCCGCCGACCGCGCCCTTTATGCCTCGAAGCAAAACGGGCGCAATCGGGCGACGAAGGCAGACTGA